Proteins from a genomic interval of Lycium ferocissimum isolate CSIRO_LF1 chromosome 2, AGI_CSIRO_Lferr_CH_V1, whole genome shotgun sequence:
- the LOC132047488 gene encoding uncharacterized protein LOC132047488: MELEKELNLRQRRWLELLKDYDVDILYHPGKANVVADALSRKSMGSLTDVQPRSREMTKWVGPKAKEVDGYKLWFSGRSKYRNGVGILVDSESRDQVVEVRRVTDRMMSINVVIEGLTLNIIKAYAPQAGLDEEEKRRFWEDLDELVRGIPPTEKLLVGGDFNGHIRPISGGYDDVHGGFGFRDRTGR, encoded by the exons ATGGAACTTGAG aaAGAGCTGAACTTGCGCCAAAGACGGTGGCTAGAGCtgttaaaggattatgacgttgatatcctatatcatccagggaaagcgaaCGTTGTAgcggatgctcttagccgtaaatctatgggtagcctgaCAGATGTACAACCACGAAGCAGGgagatg ACCAAATGGGTAGGTCCTAAAGCTAAGGAGGTAGACGGGTATAAGCTTTGGTTCTCTGGTAGGTCAAAATATAGGAATGGGGTAGGCATTTTAGTAGATAGTGAATCAAGGGATCAGGTGGTAGAGGTTAGGAGGGTAACTGATAGGATGATGTCGATTAATGTAGTCATTGAAGGGCTCACTTTGAACATTATTAAGGCGTATGCGCCGCAAGCTGGCTTAGACGAGGAGGAGAAGAGGCGCttttgggaggatttggacGAGTTAGTGAGAGGCATACCGCCTACTGAGAAGCTATTAGTGGGAGGTGATTTCAATGGGCACATTAGGCCTATTTCGGGGGGTTATGATGATGTGCATGGAGGTTTTGGCTTCAGGGACAGGACTGGAAGATGA